A window of Kyrpidia spormannii genomic DNA:
TGTCCACCGCCACCTGATTCCGACCGCCTTCTGGGATAATCAGATCGGCATACCGCTTCGTCGGCTCGACAAACTCCAGATGCATGGGGCGCACCACCGTCAGATACTGATGGATGACCGCCTCAATGGTTCGTCCACGATAACGAACATCCCGTAAGATGCGCCGAATCACCCGGACGTCGGGATCGGTGTCCACATAGATCTTAATATCCATCAGATCCCGCAGCCGTTTATCGTCCAGTACCAGGATCCCCTCCAGTACAATGACGTCCCGGGCTTCCACATGAACCGTCTCCGGGAGGCGAACGTGTTGCTCAAAGGAATACACGGGTTTCTCGATGGGCTGCCTCCGCAAAAGTTTGCAAACGTGGTCGTACAGCAGGTCGCTGTCGAAGGCGTCCGGATGGTCGTAGTTTACCCGCTTGCGCTCTTCTAATGGCAAATGACTTTGATCGCGATAATACGCGTCTTGTTCGACGATGGCCAAGTTTCTTCGGTGGATATGCCGGGAAATGGCCCGGGCCACCGTCGATTTCCCCGATCCGGTTCCCCCGGCGATCCCGATCAGCACCGGGCGCCTCCGCTTCGGTCCAGTGCCCGGTGACCGCACCTCCGCTCCCCCGGGCCGGCGCTGCTCCCTTGTCTTCGTTCCCTCCCTCGTTCCCGGATGTGAAGACATGTACGACTCTTTTTTCATCCTACGCCCTCGCTTTGCCGGTCCCCGGGCTACGGCGAAGATCCCTGGGCCTTCTCCTCATTCTGAAGGTGTTCCGCATAGGTCCGAGCAAAATAATGCTCCCCGGATCCATCCCCTTTTGCAACATAGTAATAGTAATCGTTTTTCGCCGGGAAAACGGCGGCTTTGATCGAATCTAATCCCGGATTCGCGATAGGACCTGGAGGCAATCCCGTATGGATGTAGGTGTTGAACGGACTGTCGACCCGGAGATCTTGGTAGGTCAATGCCCGTTTATAACCCACCGCATACTCCACCGTCGCATCCACCTGTAAAGGCATCGGTGGCCGGCTGCGCAAACGATTATAAATCACTCCGGCTATCTGTGGGCGCTCCGCCGGGACTTTCGCTTCCCTCTCCACCATCGAAGCCACCGTCATTACCGCGTGCCAACTCTCCCCCCGGGCCTCAGCCGTACGAATCCAGTCCTGGGGGATGTGAGCGGCCAGGTTGTCAATCATATCCTGAATCACCTGATGTGCCTGGCTGTGCTTTTCCCAAAAATACGTATCGGGAAACACATACCCTTCCAGCCGATGTTTCATCGGTGCCCCTTTGGGGATGGAAGCGAGAATCTCCCCCTTGAACTGACCGTGGTCCATTTCCCGCAGAAAATCCGCCTTTGAACAAACCCCCTGGGCTTGTAAAAGATCGGCGATTTGTTCAACGGTGAATCCCTCAGGAATCGTGACCCGTACCACATCCGGGCTCACTTTGCCTTGAGCAATGGCCCAGGCCAAGGCCGGAATGCTTGTCCCGGGGACAAACTGATACCGCCCAGCTTTCAACTGCGGGGCCAATCGCCTGCCCCATACG
This region includes:
- the udk gene encoding uridine kinase; protein product: MRSPGTGPKRRRPVLIGIAGGTGSGKSTVARAISRHIHRRNLAIVEQDAYYRDQSHLPLEERKRVNYDHPDAFDSDLLYDHVCKLLRRQPIEKPVYSFEQHVRLPETVHVEARDVIVLEGILVLDDKRLRDLMDIKIYVDTDPDVRVIRRILRDVRYRGRTIEAVIHQYLTVVRPMHLEFVEPTKRYADLIIPEGGRNQVAVDILVAKIRSMIGRTDSRC
- the mltG gene encoding endolytic transglycosylase MltG, whose product is MRRLIRPAVKKALAAAIAVLIIAAGVGGWAWFRPTAVGAPVVVVIRPGSSVGDIADELQRAGLVRHASAFQVYVWGRRLAPQLKAGRYQFVPGTSIPALAWAIAQGKVSPDVVRVTIPEGFTVEQIADLLQAQGVCSKADFLREMDHGQFKGEILASIPKGAPMKHRLEGYVFPDTYFWEKHSQAHQVIQDMIDNLAAHIPQDWIRTAEARGESWHAVMTVASMVEREAKVPAERPQIAGVIYNRLRSRPPMPLQVDATVEYAVGYKRALTYQDLRVDSPFNTYIHTGLPPGPIANPGLDSIKAAVFPAKNDYYYYVAKGDGSGEHYFARTYAEHLQNEEKAQGSSP